In the Schaalia hyovaginalis genome, CGCGCGGCTTCGTCGCCGAATCCGTGTCCGCAGTCGTCCTGTACCTGTCCGCCTTCGTCCTGCACGCGCCGATCTCGACGACGCACACGATCACCTCGGCGATCCTCGGCGTGGGCGCGACCAAGCGCTTCTCCGCCGTCCGCTGGGGCGTCGCGGGCAACATCGTCGGCGGCTGGTTCCTCACCCTGCCGGCAGCCGCGGGCGTCGCAGCGGTGATGTTCTACCTCGTCCACTGGCTCATCCAGCTGGTCTGATCCGGCCGGGGATGGATCGAATGCTCACGACACGGCCCGCACACCGGCCCGCACGGCCCGCACGTCGGCTCCCCCGTCGACGCGCCGGACGGGGCCTCGCCCTCGTCCTCGCCACGCCGCTCCTGGCCGCGTGCGCGAGCGCATCCGTCCTCGACCTCAAGGTCGGCGACTGCCTGCAACTGCCCACGGCCTCGCAGGCGACGACCATCACGAGCGCCGCATGCACCTCCTCCCACGAAGCGGAGGTCTCCGCCCTCGTCCCCACGGACCCGCAGGACGCGGACGCGGCATTCCCCGGGGAGCAGGCGCTGTCCGCGCAGGCCGAAACCGCCTGCGTCGACTCCTTCGAGGGATACGTCGGCACGCCCTACCTGAGCTCGAACCTGGACGTCACCTGGTTGACGCCGACGCAGAGCTCCTGGGCCGAGGGGGACCGCACGATCGTGTGCCTCGTCCACGCGATGGACGCGCAGACGCTCACATCCTCCGTGAAGGGCTCCGGCCTGTAGCGCGCCCGCCCGAATGAACGCCGAGGGGGCCGGACCCGAAAGGGATCCGGCCCCCTCCATTCACCCCGCCCGGGACACCGCTTCAGCCGAAGCGCCCGGAGATGTAATCCTCCGTCGCCTTCACGGCCGGACGGGAGAAGATCTTCTCGGTATCGTCGAACTCGATCAGCGTTCCGGGCCTGCCCGCGGCCTCGAGATTGAAGAAGCCGGTCTTCTGGGAGACCCGCGCGGCCTGCTGCATGTTGTGGGTGACGATGACGATCGTGTACTCGTCCTTGAGCTCGGTCATGAGGTCCTCGATCGCCAGAGTCGAAATCGGGTCGAGGGCCGAGCAGGGCTCATCCATGAGGAGCACCGCCGGGCGGACAGCGATCGCGCGGGCGATGCACAGGCGCTGCTGCTGGCCGCCCGACAGGGACGACCCCGGCTTGTCGAGGCGGTCCTTCACCTCGTTCCACAGGTTCGCCCCGCGCAGCGACTCCTCGACGAGCTCCTCCGCATCCGCCTTCTTGAGCTTTCGGGAATTGAGGGTGACGCCCGCGAGGACGTTCTCGGCGATCGACATCGTCGGGAAGGGGTTGGGGCGCTGGAACACCATTCCGACGTGGCGGCGCACCTGGACGGGGTCGACGCTCTTCGCGTAGATGTCCTGCCCGTCGATCAGGACCCGGCCCTCGACGCGGGCGCCCGGGATCGCCTCGTGCATGCGGTTGAGGGTCCGGAGGAAGGTCGACTTCCCGCAGCCCGAGGGGCCGATGAGCGCGGTGATGGCGCGCGCGGGGATCTGGACGGTGACGTCGTCGACGGCGAGGAAGTCGCCGTAGTAGATCTTCTCGTTCGTGATGTCGATGAGCTTCGTCATGGGGTGTCCTTGAGGTGGGTGAGGGGTCTGAGGGGCGTCTTCCATTCCGGGGATCGCCTCGAGCTCCCGTTCCGGTTCCGGGGCCGACTCGGGCGCTCCCGGACTCAACGACCGCCCCGCGGCGCGAAGGCCTTCGCGATGAGACGGGCGATGATGTTGAGGACCATCACGAGGAGGATGAGGACGAGGGCGGCGGCCCAGGCGCGCTCCCCGTTGATCGTCGACACGCAGTTCTCAACCCCCGCGCGGCAGGTCGCCGCGCCCTGGGAGTACTGGCGGTAGACGTAGACCGGGAGGGTCGTCATCCGCCCGTCGAGGGGATTCGCGTTCATTTTCTCGATGAAACCGACCGTGATGAGCAGGGGCGCGGTCTCGCCGATGACGCGGGCGATCGCGAGCATGATCGAGGTCGTGAGCCCCGCCGCCGAGGTGCGCAGGACGACCTTGACGATCGTCTTCCACTTCGGGACGCCGAGGGCGTAGGAGGCTTCACGCAGCTCATTGGGGACCAGGCGGAGCATCTCCTCGGAGGAGCGGACGACGGTCGGGATCATGAGCACCGAGAGGGCGACCGCGCCCACGATTCCCGCACGGTACCCCGGCCCGACGGAGGCCGTGAAAAGCGCCGCGGCGAAAAGGCCCGCGACGATCGAGGGGATGCCGGTCATGACGTCGACGAAGAAGGTCGTCGCCTTCGCGAGTCGTTTGCCCTGCCCGTATTCGACGAGGTAGATCGCGGTGAACACGCCGATCGGCGCGGAGATGAGGGTCGCGAGGAGGGTGACGAGGAGGGTTCCGACGATCGCGTGGGCGATCCCGCCCTTCACGAGCCCGCCGAAGACCCCGACCATGTCGCTCGTGAGGAACGCGGGGGTGAGGCGGAGACGGCCCCGGTCGATCACCGTCCAGATGAGGGACACCAGGGGGATCATCGCGAGGAGGAAGGCGAAGGACACGCCGATCCGGGCGGCCCGGTCCTTCCACACGCGGATCCGATCCCAGCCCGGATCGGCCGAGACGAAGAGCTCCCGGCCGCGAGTCGCGGGTGCGGGGAGGACGGCGCGCATGGTCATCAGTTGGCTCCTGAGAACTCGGCCCTGCGCGCGACGATCCACCGGGCGATCGAATTCACGACGAGGGTGATGGCGAAGAGGGCGAGGCCGGTCGCGATGAGCGCCGAGCGGTTGATGCCCGTCGCCTCGGGGAACTGCAGGGCGATGTTGGCCGCGATCGTCGAGTGCCTGCCGGCCTCGAGGATGCGGAAGGAGTAGGAGGAGCCGACCGACAGGACCATGACGACCGCCATGGTCTCGCCGAGGGCGCGGCCCAGGCCGAGCATCGAGGCGGAGACGATTCCGGAGCGCCCGAAGGGCAGGACGGCCATGCGGATCATCTCCCAGCGCGTGGCGCCCAGCGCCAGCGCGGCCTCCTCGTGGAGCGGCGGGGTCTTGAGGAAGACCTCGCGCGAGACTGAGGTGATGATCGGGAGGATCATGACCGCGAGGATGAGCGAAGCCGAGGCGATGACGCGCCCCGTCGGCGAAGCCTCGCCGGCGAAGAGCGGGAACCAGCCCATGCGGGCGTTGAGCCAGGTCCACACCGGTTTGAGCAGCGGGATGAGCCACATCGCGCCCCAGAGCCCGTAGACGACCGAGGGGATCGCCGCGAGCAGATCGACGAGGTAGCCGAGGACCTGGGCGAGCGCGCGGGGCGCGTAATGGCTGATGAACAGGGCGATTCCGACGGAGACGGGGACGGCGATGAGCATCGCCATCGCGGCCGCGAGGACGGTGCCGAAGATCTGCGGAAGCGTGAAGCTCAGGATCGACACGGGCTCGGGCGATCCCTGAACCTTGAAGGCCGCGGCGGTGTCCGAGATCGCGGGCCACGCCTCGAGGACGAGGAAGGCTGCGACCGCGGCGAGGGTCGCGAGGATGATGATCGCGGCGGCCGTCGACACGGAGCTGAAGACCAGGTTCCCGGCCTTGCCTGTACTTTTCATGAACGAGTTCCCTTGGGGGCGGAAGCGAGGGCGCTGCACGGTCCCGCCGGGCCCGATGCCCGGCGGGACCGGCCGGTCACTTGATGGCGTCGAGCGCGGCGCGGACCTTGGCGGTCATGCCGGCTGACAGGGGCGCCGAACCGGCGTTGTCAGCGGCCATCCGCTGGCCCTCTGCGGAGACCTGGTAGCCGACGAAGGCCTTGACGAGGGCCGCCTCGTTCGCGTCGGCGTAGGCCGAGCAGACGATCGAGTAGGAGATGAGGACGAGCGGGTAGGCGTTGTTCGTCTCGGGGACCCGGTTGACCTTGAGGGCGATGTCGTTCGCCTCGCGCCCCTCGACGGGGGACGCCGTGTCGGCGGCCGCCGCGGCGGTCTCATTCGAGAAGGAGACGAAGGTGGCGTCGGCGGCTCCGAGAGCGACGGTGCCCAATCCGCCGGCCTGGGAGGCGTCGGCGTAGCCGATCGTCCCCTCGCCCTCGGTGACGGCCTGGACGACGCCGGCGGTCTTGTCACCGGACTCCCCGCCCTCGATCGGCCATTCCTTCGCCGGATCGAAGGCCCACGCCTCGGGGGCCGCTTCATGCAGGTAATCGGTGAAGTTCTCCGTCGTGCCCGACTTGTCGGAGCGGTGCACGGGCGTGATGGCGAGATCGGGGAGCTCGACGCCCGGATTCGAGGCTGCGATCGCCGGGTCGTTCCACTTCGCGATCTCACCCGTGAAGATCTTCGCGATCGTGGCCGCATCGAGATTGAGCGCATCGACGCCCTCGAGATTGAAGATGACCGCGACCGGGGAGATGTACACGGGCAGGGCCCAGGCGGGCGAGCCGCAACGGGCCTTCGCCGCCTCGATCTCCTCGCCCTCGAGCGGCGCATCCGAACCCGCCCAGAGCACCTGGGCATCCGCAAACTGGGTGATGCCCGCCCCGGAGCCGACCGCGTCGTAGGAGACCGCGACATCGGGCTGCACGGCGGCGAATCCCGCCTTCCACGCCTCCATCGCCGCTTCCTGCGAGGAGGCGCCGGCACCCGCGAGATTGCCGCTCAGGGAGGCGCTTTCCCCCGCGGACGCCCCGGACGCCCCTGCGTCGGACTGCGTGTCGGAGGAGTTCGCGGAGCCGCATGCTGCGAGCGAGGCGACGAGGACGGCCGCGCCGGCGAAGGCGCCGAAGCGGGAGAAGCTGGTGGGGAGCGACATGAGCGTTCATTCCGTTCTGCCGCCCTTCGGGCGGCGCATCATCGGTGCCGGACGACCCCGGCGGAACCCGACGATAAAGACCGGAGTTGACGCGATTCCCCGTTGAGGGTGAACAGCGGGTGAACGAGCAGGTGAGAAGGATCACTCGCCGGCGGGTGCCGGCAGGATCAGTCGAGCCCCAGGACCGTCTTCGTGCGGGTCCCGTGCCTCTCAAGGGCGAGGAGGGTCGGCTGGGCCTTCGAACGCTCGACGTGGGCGACGAGCATGTCCGCCGTCGACAGCCACGGGCTCTCCGCGGGGAATGCGCGCAGAAGGCCCGAGGGCGCGACGGCCTTCAAGGGCTCCAGGAGCAGGGGGATCGTCGGCCGGTGGACGCTGATGACCGCACGGGGGCGCGCCCTCTCAAGGAGATCGGCCATGACGGCCTGCGCCGCCCTCGTGTCATCCTGCGCAGCCCACTCGCTCAGGGCGTCGCAGGAGCGCACCTCCACCCCGGCGATGCCCGCCCACGGCGCCACAGTGTCGATGCAGCGCGTCCAGGGGGACGAATAGGCCTCATCGACGCCCAGCGCGGACAGGAGCGGGACCAGGTCGATCGCTTGACGCGCGCCGAGTCGCGTGAGCGGCCGCGACTCCTCTCCCCCGCTCCACGCCTGACGCGACACCGCCTTCGCGTGACGGAGGAGGACGATCGAGGAGGTGACCAGTTTGCCTTCTTGGGCGCGCCCGACCAGCTCGGACAGGAGGCGGCGGTCTCCGCGCCTCGTCAGCAGGTCGTCAGCGCGCGAGGGCGACGCCCAGCGCGTCTGGTCGATTTCACTGGAAGGCGCCTGCTTCACAGGAGCGCGCGTCCTGGCCGCCGGATCCGGGTTCGATTCCGATGCGTCGACGAGCGTGCCCACCCAGTACCGGACTTCCTTCGTCTGCCCCGATCCCAAGCGGTACCGCTGGGTGGTGAGCGGGGCGCCCAGGGCGACGACCTTCCCGGTCTCCTCCTCGACTTCGCGCACGGCCGCGCTCAGGATGGGTTCGTTCGCCTCCGCTTTGCCCTTCGGCCATGACCAGTCACGATAGCGCGGACGGTGGACCATGAGGACTTCGATGTCCTTCGGGTCGATGCGCTCGCCGGGCATGACCTCGCGTTCACGATCGGTGAAACGCCAGACCAGGGCGCCGGCGGCACGGACCAGTCGCGAGGGGATCGGAGAGGGGCGGACAAGACGGGGCACTCCGTAAGCCTACCGGCCGCTCCCCGACCGTCGCACGCCTTAGAACCCGGAGCGCGCGGCGTGCGAGTCCCGGCTATCGTTGGCATCGTTTGGACCATCGAAGCGGAGGACCCCACGATGACCGATTCGAACACGTATTACGAGAGGATCCAGATCCTCGGCTCCGAGCTCGCCGACACGGTGAAGAAGCTCATCGCCGACGGTTCCGTCCGCAAGATTGTCCTCAGGGACGAGTACGGCCGCGAACTCGCGTCGATCCCGATGAATCTCGGCGCGGCGGTCGGCGCTGCAGCGGTGCTGTGGAATCCCTTCGCCGCCCTCGTCGCGGGCACTGCCGCCGCCATCGGCGCCCCGCTCGCGAAGCTCACGATCGAGATCGAGCGGACGGACATCGTCGAGGGCGAAGCAGTCGACACGACCGCCACCGACGGCCCCGGAAAGAACTGACCCCTCCTCCTCTCCTCCCCTCCCCCGTCGAGGTCATCACTTTTCTGCGTCGAGGTCATCACCTTGTTGCGTCGAGGTCATCACCTTGTTGCGTCGAGGTCATCACTTCTTCGCGTCGAGGGGATCTTGTTGACAATGCGGTTCCGGCGAATTCGACCTCATGGTGGGAACTCGTGCCGCGGTCCTGAGCAGACGCCGACACTCTGCCCGAGCATCCGAGAAGACGGAAGGAGGAGCGCATCTCCTCGATGCACAAAGGTGATGACCTCGACGCAGAAAAGTGATGACCTCGACGAGAGGGGCGAGGGAAGAGGGGGCGAGGGGGAGGGTCAGCGGCCAATGACGCGGGCGGAGGCCTCCTCCATGAGCTCCACCTGCAAATCGGACAGCGGCTCGCCCGAAGCGCCGAACTGACGCCGCTTCCACTTGCCGTTCTTCTTCAGGGCCCACGACGCCGTCATCGGATCGACACCGCGCCGAACCAGATCGGCGAGATAGGCGATCTGGTCCGGATCCGCGATCCTCACGAGCGCCTCGACGCGCCGGTCGAGGTTGCGGTGCATGAGATCGGCCGAGCCGATCCACACCTCCTCGGCCCCCTTCGGGCCGAAGGCGTAGATGCGCGAATGCTCGAGATACCTGCCGAGGATCGACCGGACCCTGATGTTCTCGGACAGTCCGGGGACTCCGCCGCGCAGCGCGCAGATGCCCCGCACCTGCACATCCACCGGAACTCCCGCCTGCGAGGCCCGATACAGGGCGTCGATGACCCGCTCATCGACCGCGGAGTTCACCTTGATGCCGATCCACGCCTCCTCACCCGCCTTCTTCCGCGCGATCTGAGCATTGATCCGCTCGATGAGGCCGTCGCGGATCGACAGGGGCGCGACGAGGAGACGATGGAAGGTCGAACGCGGCGCATAGCCCGACAGCTGGTTGAACAGGCGCGTGAGGTCCTGGGCGACCTCCCGGTCGCAGGTGAGCAGCCCGAGGTCCTCGTATCCGCGCGCGGTCTTCGGATGGTAGTTGCCCGTGCCGACATGGCAGTAGCGGCGCAGCCCATCGGCCTCCTGGCGGACGACGAGCGAAAGTTTGCAATGCGTCTTCAGGCCCACCATCCCGTAGACGACGTGAACGCCGGCGCGTTCCAGCTTGCGCGCCCAACCGATATTCGCCTCCTCGTCGAAACGGGCTTTGATCTCGACGATCGCGACGACCTGCTTGCCCGAACGGGCCGCTTCGATCAGCGCCGAGACGATCGGCGAATCCCCGGAGGTCCGGTACAGGGTCTGCTTCATCGCCAGGACGTGCGGGTCGCGCGCCGCCTGCGTGATGAAGGCCTGGACCGAGGTCGCGAAGGAATCATAGGGGTGGTGGAGCAGGACATCGTGCTCGCGGATCTTCGCGAAGATGTCCCCCGCCCTCGATGATTCGAACTCCGCGAGGCCCGCCGCGGTCACCGGGACGAACTTCGGATACTTGAGGTCGGCCAGGTCGAGGTCGTGGAGTTCATTGCACAGGGTCAGATCGAGCGGCGCGGGCAAGGAGATGACATCCGCGGCCGAGATCTCAAGCTTCTCGACGAGGAAGTCGAGGACGAAGTCGGAGATGGTCTCCTCGACCTCCAGGCGCACGACGGGGCCGAACTTGCGGCGCAGGAGCTCCTCCTCCATCGCGGTGAGGAGGTTCTCGGCGTCGTCCTCCTCGACTTCGAGGTCCTCGTTGCGGGTGACGCGGAAGCCGTGCGCCTCGACGATCTCGACGCCGGGGAACAGGTGCTCCAAATGCGCGCGGACCACGTCCTCAAGGGTGATGAAGACCGCGCCGCCCTCGGCCTGCACGCGATCCTCGACGGACCCGCCCGCGAGCGCCGTGTCGACGTTGATGAGCCGCGGCAGGGACTGGGGAACCTTGACCCTGGCGAAGTGCAGCTTGCCGCTGAGCGGGTTGCGCACGACGACCGCGAGATTGAGGGACAGGCCCGAGATGTAGGGGAAGGGGTGCGAGGGGTCGACCGCGAGCGGCGTGAGCACGGGGAAGATCCGGCGGCGGAAGTAGCGGGTCAGGGTCGCGCGCTGCGCCTCGTCCAGTTCATCCCACCTGCGCAGATGGATTCCGGAGGCGTCGAGGGCGGGCAGGATCTCCGTCTGGAAGTCCTCGGCCTGGCGGGCCGCGAGTTCACGGGTCCTCGCCTGAATGCCCTCGAGGACCTGACGGGGCTCGAGTCCGGAGGCCGTCTTCTTCGCGATGCCCGCCGCGATCCTGCGCTTGAGGCCGGCGACGCGGACCATGTAGAACTCGTCGAGGTTCGAGGAGAAGATCGCGGAGAACCAGGCGCGTTCCAGGAGGGGCAGTTCGACGTCCTCGGATTGTTCGAGGACGCGCTGGTTGAAGGCCATCCACGAGATCTCCCGGTCGGCGAAACGGCCCTTGGGCAGGGGCTCGTCCTCGCCGAGCGGCGCGGAGAGGTCCACGTCGGTGGTGAGGGCCGGCGGCAGCGGTTCAAAGGCCCGCGCCTCGTCCTCGTACTCGGAGTCCTCGTGCTCGACGCCGACGAGTCCGGCCTCGTCCGCAGGGACGAACATCTCTTCGGCCCTGGCGCCCTCGACTGCGGATTGCCGCGCCGCCTCGGGGGCGCAGGGGCTCTCGGGGGCGTCGGGGGCCGGAAGCGGCCAGGAGGCGTCGGGGGCGGAGAATTCACGCGTGGTCTCGGACATGCGTCGTCCCTTCGAGTTCGTAACCTGCACTGGCGCATCCGCCTCCGATCGTAGGCGTGCAGGGGCGTCCTCGCTGGCCAGTGGGGGGTGAGACTCGGGGCGGCGGATTCTCAGTCGAGGGCGCCGACGCGGGCTTCGCGGGCCGCGATGTCGAGCTCTTCAGCGGTTGCGAGGAAAGCGCGGGCGCGCGTCGTCACCGCATGCGCGAGAGGATCATTCGGGTCGGTGATCCAGTCCCCGTTCCCGCCTTCGCCGGCGGCGAGGAGGCGAAGGGCGATGGAGGCCTGGGCGAGGACGTGGTCGAGCTCGTCGTCGCTCAGATCGCCCCGCAGGAGGGCTTCGGCCTCGTCGAGGATCGACTCGAGGGGGCGGACCTCGAGGGGGCGCTCGAGTCCGGGCACGATGTCCGCCCTCGTCCCCGCGTCGTAGAGGGCGCACGCGAGGGCCCTGTCCCTCT is a window encoding:
- a CDS encoding septum formation family protein; amino-acid sequence: MLTTRPAHRPARPARRLPRRRAGRGLALVLATPLLAACASASVLDLKVGDCLQLPTASQATTITSAACTSSHEAEVSALVPTDPQDADAAFPGEQALSAQAETACVDSFEGYVGTPYLSSNLDVTWLTPTQSSWAEGDRTIVCLVHAMDAQTLTSSVKGSGL
- the pstB gene encoding phosphate ABC transporter ATP-binding protein PstB, coding for MTKLIDITNEKIYYGDFLAVDDVTVQIPARAITALIGPSGCGKSTFLRTLNRMHEAIPGARVEGRVLIDGQDIYAKSVDPVQVRRHVGMVFQRPNPFPTMSIAENVLAGVTLNSRKLKKADAEELVEESLRGANLWNEVKDRLDKPGSSLSGGQQQRLCIARAIAVRPAVLLMDEPCSALDPISTLAIEDLMTELKDEYTIVIVTHNMQQAARVSQKTGFFNLEAAGRPGTLIEFDDTEKIFSRPAVKATEDYISGRFG
- the pstA gene encoding phosphate ABC transporter permease PstA → MTMRAVLPAPATRGRELFVSADPGWDRIRVWKDRAARIGVSFAFLLAMIPLVSLIWTVIDRGRLRLTPAFLTSDMVGVFGGLVKGGIAHAIVGTLLVTLLATLISAPIGVFTAIYLVEYGQGKRLAKATTFFVDVMTGIPSIVAGLFAAALFTASVGPGYRAGIVGAVALSVLMIPTVVRSSEEMLRLVPNELREASYALGVPKWKTIVKVVLRTSAAGLTTSIMLAIARVIGETAPLLITVGFIEKMNANPLDGRMTTLPVYVYRQYSQGAATCRAGVENCVSTINGERAWAAALVLILLVMVLNIIARLIAKAFAPRGGR
- the pstC gene encoding phosphate ABC transporter permease subunit PstC, with the translated sequence MKSTGKAGNLVFSSVSTAAAIIILATLAAVAAFLVLEAWPAISDTAAAFKVQGSPEPVSILSFTLPQIFGTVLAAAMAMLIAVPVSVGIALFISHYAPRALAQVLGYLVDLLAAIPSVVYGLWGAMWLIPLLKPVWTWLNARMGWFPLFAGEASPTGRVIASASLILAVMILPIITSVSREVFLKTPPLHEEAALALGATRWEMIRMAVLPFGRSGIVSASMLGLGRALGETMAVVMVLSVGSSYSFRILEAGRHSTIAANIALQFPEATGINRSALIATGLALFAITLVVNSIARWIVARRAEFSGAN
- the pstS gene encoding phosphate ABC transporter substrate-binding protein PstS translates to MSLPTSFSRFGAFAGAAVLVASLAACGSANSSDTQSDAGASGASAGESASLSGNLAGAGASSQEAAMEAWKAGFAAVQPDVAVSYDAVGSGAGITQFADAQVLWAGSDAPLEGEEIEAAKARCGSPAWALPVYISPVAVIFNLEGVDALNLDAATIAKIFTGEIAKWNDPAIAASNPGVELPDLAITPVHRSDKSGTTENFTDYLHEAAPEAWAFDPAKEWPIEGGESGDKTAGVVQAVTEGEGTIGYADASQAGGLGTVALGAADATFVSFSNETAAAAADTASPVEGREANDIALKVNRVPETNNAYPLVLISYSIVCSAYADANEAALVKAFVGYQVSAEGQRMAADNAGSAPLSAGMTAKVRAALDAIK
- a CDS encoding NUDIX hydrolase, encoding MPRLVRPSPIPSRLVRAAGALVWRFTDREREVMPGERIDPKDIEVLMVHRPRYRDWSWPKGKAEANEPILSAAVREVEEETGKVVALGAPLTTQRYRLGSGQTKEVRYWVGTLVDASESNPDPAARTRAPVKQAPSSEIDQTRWASPSRADDLLTRRGDRRLLSELVGRAQEGKLVTSSIVLLRHAKAVSRQAWSGGEESRPLTRLGARQAIDLVPLLSALGVDEAYSSPWTRCIDTVAPWAGIAGVEVRSCDALSEWAAQDDTRAAQAVMADLLERARPRAVISVHRPTIPLLLEPLKAVAPSGLLRAFPAESPWLSTADMLVAHVERSKAQPTLLALERHGTRTKTVLGLD
- a CDS encoding DUF4342 domain-containing protein encodes the protein MTDSNTYYERIQILGSELADTVKKLIADGSVRKIVLRDEYGRELASIPMNLGAAVGAAAVLWNPFAALVAGTAAAIGAPLAKLTIEIERTDIVEGEAVDTTATDGPGKN
- a CDS encoding RNA degradosome polyphosphate kinase produces the protein MSETTREFSAPDASWPLPAPDAPESPCAPEAARQSAVEGARAEEMFVPADEAGLVGVEHEDSEYEDEARAFEPLPPALTTDVDLSAPLGEDEPLPKGRFADREISWMAFNQRVLEQSEDVELPLLERAWFSAIFSSNLDEFYMVRVAGLKRRIAAGIAKKTASGLEPRQVLEGIQARTRELAARQAEDFQTEILPALDASGIHLRRWDELDEAQRATLTRYFRRRIFPVLTPLAVDPSHPFPYISGLSLNLAVVVRNPLSGKLHFARVKVPQSLPRLINVDTALAGGSVEDRVQAEGGAVFITLEDVVRAHLEHLFPGVEIVEAHGFRVTRNEDLEVEEDDAENLLTAMEEELLRRKFGPVVRLEVEETISDFVLDFLVEKLEISAADVISLPAPLDLTLCNELHDLDLADLKYPKFVPVTAAGLAEFESSRAGDIFAKIREHDVLLHHPYDSFATSVQAFITQAARDPHVLAMKQTLYRTSGDSPIVSALIEAARSGKQVVAIVEIKARFDEEANIGWARKLERAGVHVVYGMVGLKTHCKLSLVVRQEADGLRRYCHVGTGNYHPKTARGYEDLGLLTCDREVAQDLTRLFNQLSGYAPRSTFHRLLVAPLSIRDGLIERINAQIARKKAGEEAWIGIKVNSAVDERVIDALYRASQAGVPVDVQVRGICALRGGVPGLSENIRVRSILGRYLEHSRIYAFGPKGAEEVWIGSADLMHRNLDRRVEALVRIADPDQIAYLADLVRRGVDPMTASWALKKNGKWKRRQFGASGEPLSDLQVELMEEASARVIGR